The following coding sequences are from one Plasmodium coatneyi strain Hackeri chromosome 11, complete sequence window:
- a CDS encoding Ornithine aminotransferase, translated as MDFVKELKSSQDYMNNELTYGAHNYDPIPVVLKRGSGVFVYDIEDRRYYDFLSAYSSVNQGHCHPNILNAMINQAKKLTICSRAFFSDSLGVCERYLTTLFGYDKVLMMNTGAEANETAYKMCRKWGYEVKKIPENEAKIIVCNNNFSGRTLGCVSASTDRKCKNNFGPFVPNFQKVPYDDLEALEAELQDPNVCAFVVEPIQGEAGVILPSDGYFKGVERLCKKYNVLFVADEVQTGLGRTGKLLCTHHYDVKPDVILLGKALSGGHYPISAILANNDVMLVLKPGEHGSTYGGNPLAAAICVESLNVLINEKLSENAERLGGPFLEALKRELKGSKIVREVRGRGLLCAIEFKNDLVNVWDICLKFKENGLITRSVHDKTVRLTPPLCITKEQLDECLEIISKTVKYFDDRL; from the coding sequence ATGGACTTCGTAAAAGAACTCAAGAGCAGCCAAGACTACATGAACAACGAGTTGACCTATGGAGCACACAACTACGACCCAATCCCCGTTGTGCTCAAGAGAGGAAGTGGTGTTTTTGTGTATGACATCGAAGATAGGAGGTACTACGATTTCTTGTCGGCATACTCATCCGTAAACCAGGGTCACTGCCACCCCAACATCCTGAATGCAATGATAAATCAAgccaaaaaattaacaatatGCAGCAGAGCATTTTTTAGCGACTCCCTCGGTGTGTGCGAAAGGTACCTGACCACCTTATTTGGCTACGACAAAGTCTTAATGATGAATACAGGAGCAGAGGCCAACGAGACAgcatataaaatgtgcagaAAGTGGGGTTatgaagtgaagaaaatacCAGAGAATGAAGCCAAAATTATTGTGTGCAACAATAACTTCTCTGGAAGAACTTTAGGATGTGTGTCAGCTTCTACTGAtaggaaatgtaaaaacaatTTTGGCCCCTTTGTTCCAAACTTCCAAAAAGTTCCATACGACGATTTGGAAGCATTAGAAGCCGAACTCCAAGACccaaatgtgtgtgcatttgtTGTTGAGCCAATCCAAGGAGAAGCCGGAGTTATCCTTCCATCCGATGGGTACTTCAAAGGAGTGGAACGACTGTGCAAAAAGTACAATGTCCTTTTCGTAGCCGACGAAGTACAAACAGGAttaggaagaacaggaaaattGTTATGTACTCACCACTATGATGTGAAACCTGATGTGATTCTTCTTGGTAAGGCCCTTTCAGGTGGTCATTACCCCATTTCAGCTATTTTGGCTAACAATGACGTTATGTTGGTGTTGAAACCAGGTGAGCATGGATCTACCTATGGAGGCAACCCCCTTGCTGCTGCCATTTGCGTAGAATCGCTCAATGTTTTAATTAATGAGAAGCTTAGCGAAAATGCAGAAAGGTTAGGTGGACCATTCTTAGAGGCTTTAAAGAGAGAACTGAAAGGCAGCAAAATCGTTCGTGAAGTTAGAGGACGAGGTTTACTCTGTGCTATTGAGTTCAAGAATGACCTCGTCAACGTGTGGGACATCTGCTTgaaatttaaggaaaatgGACTCATCACTAGATCTGTGCATGATAAGACCGTTCGATTGACCCCACCACTTTGCATCACCAAGGAGCAGCTCGATGAATGTTTGGAAATCATTTCCAAGACGGTGAAATATTTTGACGACAGGTTGTAA
- a CDS encoding Chaperone gives MSIHLLNKKADSLRSTNVLLTNINASKGMYEIIKSNLGPKGSYKMLVSGSGAIKITKDGNVLLNEMMIQHPTASMLSRICSSIDETLGDGSSSNLIVATSLIYLSEKYILYESIHPRIITQGFDQAKEILLHVLDSMKIPINVKQQFDKELLYNVAKTCVRTKLPIPLADKLADDLVESVKIIYNPEKQIDLHMVEIMDIKKNMSINTKLVRGMVLDHGCRHPNMPNKLTKCFTLVLNVSLEYEKSEVFSSFVYSNAEDRDKLVESERKFTDDKVKKIIELKKSIIEKKFKETNEVYNFAVFNQKGIDPISLDLLAKENIMALRRIKRRNLERIVLCCGGNACNNVYDLTEEDVGYAGLVYEICINDEKYTFIEDVVNPKSCTLYIQAPNDYTIKQIKDAIRDGLRSIKNAIEDQCVISGAGSFEIMAYCKLKEEEKKMKGKQKFSFDVYANSLLNIPKILLENSGLDIHEKLFNVIDKYMADQSEPLGLDLDTGEPIIAHLKGIYDNYCVKKQIISIATAISQQILLVDEIIRAGKSMGEEK, from the exons ATGTCCATCCACCTGCTGAACAAGAAGGCGGACAGCCTCCGCTCCACGAACGTGCTGCTGACCAATATAAACGCGAGCAAAGGAATGTATGAAATAATAAAGAGCAACTTGGGTCCCAAGGGGAGCTACAAAATGCTTGTGAGTGGCTCCGGGGCTATCAAAATTACCAAGGATGGAAATGTTCTGCTTAACGAAATGATGATTCAACACCCAACAGCTAGCATGCTGAGTCGAATCTGCTCCTCAATCGATGAGACGTTAGGAGATGGGTCCAGCAGTAACCTCATCGTAGCGACGTCCCTAATATACCTATCAGAGAAGTACATTCTGTATGAAAGTATTCACCCAAGGATTATCACCCAAGGGTTCGATCAAGCGAAGGAGATTCTTCTACACGTACTAGATTCGATGAAGATACCAATAAATGTGAAGCAACAATTCGATAAGGAACTACTTTACAACGTTGCGAAGACGTGCGTTCGAACGAAACTGCCCATCCCATTGGCAGATAAGTTGGCAGACGATTTAGTGGAGAgcgtaaaaattatttacaacCCGGAGAAGCAGATAGATCTTCACATGGTCGAAATAatggatataaaaaaaaatatgagcatAAACACAAAGTTGGTGAGAGGGATGGTTTTAGACCATGGATGTAGGCATCCCAATATGCCAAACAAACTTACCAAATGCTTCACCCTAGTGCTGAACGTTAGCTTGGAGTATGAAAAGAGTGAAGTCTTTTCGTCATTTGTTTATTCCAATGCGGAGGATAGAGATAAGCTGGTCGAATCGGAAAGGAAATTCACAGATGAtaaggtgaagaaaattattgAGCTGAAAAAAAGCatcatagaaaaaaagtttaaagaAACCAACGAAGTGTACAACTTTGCTGTGTTCAATCAGAAGGGAATCGATCCCATCAGCTTGGACCTGTTggcaaaggaaaatattatggCCCTGAGACGAATTAAGAGAAGAAACCTAGAACGCATAGTCCTCTGCTGTGGTGGAAATGCCTGCAACAATGTCTACGATTTGACAGAGGAAGATGTAGGTTATGCAGGACTCGTCTACGAAATATGCATCAACGATGAGAAATATACCTTCATTGAAGACGTGGTGAACCCTAAGAGCTGCACCTTGTATATTCAAGCCCCTAATGACTACACCATTAAGCAAATAAAGGATGCCATTCGAGATGGACTTAGGAGTATAAAGAATGCAATCGAAGATCAGTGTGTTATTTCTGGCGCTGGGTCTTTTGAAATTATGGCCTATTGTAAActaaaagaggaagagaaaaaaatgaaaggaaaacaaaagtTCTCTTTCGATGTTTATGCAAATAGCTTGCTCAATATTCCTAAGATTCTCCTCGAAAATAGTGGACTCGATATTCATGAGAAGCTTTTCAATGTGATCGACAAATACATGGCCGACCAGTCAGAACCCCTTGGACTCGATTTGGATACTGGCGAACCCATTATCGCCCATTTGAAGG GCATATATGACAACTACTGTGTGAAGAAGCAAATCATCTCCATCGCTACGGCCATTTCGCAGCAGATCCTCCTCGTCGACGAGATCATACGCGCGGGAAAGTCCATGGGCGAGGAGAAgtaa